A part of Agrobacterium vitis genomic DNA contains:
- a CDS encoding ABC transporter permease — protein sequence MIVSFKSSPLALRLSAFLILLCAIAAIFQSFAPAYLTENNLHALLRHMSVNGLTAIGLTFVIVVRHFDLSFPGVASLGAMTLGWLLANDYSLSASVLGGIGVGLMAGLINGTVISYLRLPDIVTTIATGGVAVGLSYFYSNGTSISENFFMSGILDLNDSKVLALDMPVVILLATAIVAFIILHCTRFGRAFYATGENRRSAVFSGIRVKTYILTAFGLCGALSCLAITLLVASSGAANVTAGNQLMMPAFAAVYLGAALFGSPSIPATLAGALLMSAMLNGFTLLAIPYYYSDAIVSTVLILAIGIFDPKLTTLLGDIFTRKAAAKTGDDG from the coding sequence ATGATTGTCTCTTTCAAATCCTCGCCGCTCGCCTTGCGGCTTTCCGCCTTCCTGATCCTGCTCTGCGCGATTGCGGCCATCTTTCAGTCCTTCGCTCCCGCCTATCTCACCGAAAACAACCTGCACGCCCTGCTGCGCCATATGTCGGTCAACGGCTTGACGGCCATCGGGCTGACTTTCGTGATTGTGGTTCGCCATTTCGACCTCTCCTTTCCGGGTGTTGCATCGTTGGGCGCAATGACACTCGGCTGGCTACTTGCCAATGACTACAGCCTGTCTGCGAGTGTGCTGGGCGGCATCGGCGTCGGGCTGATGGCCGGGTTGATCAATGGCACGGTCATTTCCTATCTGCGGCTGCCCGATATCGTCACCACCATTGCCACCGGCGGCGTTGCCGTTGGACTGTCCTATTTCTACAGCAACGGCACATCGATTTCTGAAAACTTCTTCATGTCGGGCATCCTCGACCTGAACGACTCCAAGGTCCTGGCGCTCGACATGCCAGTGGTCATCCTGTTGGCAACAGCCATCGTGGCTTTCATCATCCTACACTGCACCCGCTTTGGCAGGGCCTTTTATGCGACCGGCGAAAACCGGCGTTCGGCGGTATTTTCCGGCATCCGGGTGAAGACCTATATCCTAACGGCCTTCGGCCTTTGCGGCGCGCTGAGCTGTCTTGCCATCACGCTGCTGGTTGCCTCATCGGGGGCAGCCAATGTCACGGCGGGCAATCAGCTGATGATGCCGGCCTTTGCGGCCGTTTACCTGGGGGCTGCCCTTTTCGGTTCACCCTCCATTCCAGCGACGCTTGCCGGAGCGCTATTGATGTCGGCCATGCTGAACGGCTTCACCCTGCTTGCCATTCCCTACTACTACAGCGACGCCATTGTCAGCACCGTGCTGATCCTCGCCATTGGCATTTTCGATCCGAAGCTCACCACTCTGCTTGGCGACATTTTTACCCGAAAAGCAGCGGCAAAGACGGGAGATGACGGATGA
- a CDS encoding amidohydrolase family protein: MLDSHQHFWKVERGDYGWLTPDLGAIYRNFLPKDLEPDMRRAGITRTILVQAAETQAETDFLLTIAAKTDFVAGVVGWLDLEADDFATRLKHYRANPDFIGIRPMLQSLADDAYILRPKVIDSLKTIADSGLPFDILTFPRHLPHVIAALKQVPDLKAVVDHISKPEIAKGTLDPWREHMTEIAGFNQVCCKVSGMVTEANTDWALEDFRPYVNHVINCFGPNRLMFGSDWPVCTLAASYGEVANLARTLLSAHFGPDDLTLIFETNARRFYGV; the protein is encoded by the coding sequence ATGCTCGACAGTCATCAACATTTCTGGAAAGTTGAGCGTGGCGATTACGGCTGGCTGACGCCTGATCTCGGCGCGATTTACCGCAATTTCCTGCCAAAGGATCTGGAACCAGACATGCGCCGGGCCGGAATAACCCGGACCATTCTGGTCCAGGCGGCGGAAACCCAGGCAGAGACCGATTTCCTGCTGACAATTGCGGCAAAGACTGACTTCGTTGCAGGTGTTGTCGGCTGGCTCGATCTGGAGGCCGATGATTTTGCCACGCGCCTGAAACACTACCGCGCCAATCCTGATTTCATCGGCATCCGTCCGATGCTGCAAAGCTTGGCCGATGACGCCTATATCCTGCGCCCGAAGGTGATCGACAGCCTTAAAACAATAGCCGACAGCGGCCTGCCTTTCGATATTCTGACCTTCCCACGCCATTTACCGCATGTGATCGCGGCATTGAAACAGGTGCCGGATCTGAAGGCCGTGGTCGATCATATTTCCAAGCCGGAGATTGCCAAGGGCACACTTGACCCCTGGCGCGAGCATATGACGGAAATCGCCGGTTTCAACCAGGTCTGCTGCAAGGTTTCCGGCATGGTCACAGAAGCCAATACGGATTGGGCGCTTGAAGATTTCCGGCCCTATGTGAACCATGTTATCAACTGTTTCGGTCCCAATCGGCTGATGTTTGGCAGCGATTGGCCGGTTTGCACGCTGGCCGCCAGCTATGGCGAAGTTGCCAATCTGGCCCGCACCTTGTTGTCAGCCCATTTCGGCCCTGATGATCTCACGCTGATTTTCGAGACCAATGCGCGCCGTTTTTACGGTGTCTGA
- a CDS encoding UxaA family hydrolase: MTVTSVSSPLLRLNMRDNVAVARLTLEPVALPELGGVQLSARITQGHKVAITALQPGQAVIKYGQIIGFATQPIAVGDHVHTHNMAMGDVELAHEFCVDAQEPAFVPQPATFMGYQRENGEAGTRNYIAIVSSVNCSATVAKAVAQHYAQPGRLDDFANVDGVIALTHAGGCAINTATEGYLYLTRTLAGYATHSNVGGVVMIGLGCETNQIPALLAAHGLTESDRFQTLTIQATGGTRKSIEAAIAAIDSMLPAVNALKRIPQPVSKLKLALECGGSDGYSGISANPALGYAADLLIRHGGTACLAETPEIYGAEHLLTRRAKSPDVAQKLLERIEWWRDYAARGRAELNNNPSHGNKAGGLTTILEKSLGAVAKGGTTRLNAVYEYAERITEPGFVFMDTPGYDPIAVTGQVAGGCNVICFTTGRGSVSGFKPAPSLKLATNTPMYERMQEDMDLNCGTIVTGEETVEAVGQRIFEAVIATASGEPTVSEIYNYGDNEFVPWQVGAIM; encoded by the coding sequence ATGACAGTGACTTCGGTTTCTTCGCCGCTGCTAAGGCTGAATATGCGCGACAATGTTGCCGTTGCCCGGCTGACGCTGGAGCCGGTGGCACTTCCAGAGCTTGGCGGCGTGCAGCTTTCCGCCCGGATCACTCAGGGCCACAAGGTTGCCATCACGGCCCTTCAGCCGGGACAGGCTGTCATCAAATACGGCCAGATCATCGGCTTTGCCACGCAGCCTATTGCGGTTGGTGATCATGTTCACACTCACAATATGGCGATGGGGGATGTGGAACTGGCCCACGAATTTTGCGTGGATGCGCAGGAGCCTGCTTTTGTGCCCCAGCCCGCGACGTTTATGGGCTATCAGCGGGAAAATGGTGAGGCTGGTACGCGCAATTACATCGCCATCGTCTCTTCGGTAAACTGTTCCGCCACCGTAGCCAAGGCCGTGGCGCAGCATTATGCCCAGCCGGGCAGGCTCGATGATTTCGCCAATGTCGATGGGGTTATTGCGCTGACCCATGCGGGTGGCTGCGCCATCAATACCGCGACCGAGGGGTATCTCTATCTCACCCGTACGCTGGCCGGATATGCCACCCATTCGAATGTCGGCGGTGTGGTGATGATTGGCCTTGGCTGCGAAACCAACCAGATACCGGCTTTGCTTGCCGCTCATGGCCTCACCGAGAGCGACAGATTTCAGACGCTAACCATTCAGGCGACCGGCGGCACTCGCAAATCCATCGAAGCAGCGATTGCTGCCATCGATTCAATGTTGCCCGCCGTCAATGCCTTGAAGCGCATCCCGCAACCGGTATCGAAGCTGAAATTGGCGCTCGAATGCGGAGGATCGGATGGTTATTCTGGGATTTCCGCCAATCCGGCGCTTGGTTATGCCGCTGATCTGCTGATCCGCCATGGTGGCACCGCCTGTCTGGCTGAGACGCCGGAAATCTACGGTGCCGAGCATCTGTTGACCCGGAGGGCAAAAAGCCCTGATGTTGCGCAAAAGCTGCTGGAACGTATCGAATGGTGGCGTGATTATGCGGCGCGGGGCAGGGCCGAGCTGAACAACAATCCATCCCACGGCAATAAGGCCGGTGGGCTCACCACAATTCTGGAAAAATCACTCGGTGCGGTGGCCAAAGGCGGCACGACCAGGCTCAACGCCGTCTATGAATATGCCGAGCGCATCACCGAACCCGGCTTCGTCTTCATGGATACGCCCGGCTATGACCCGATTGCCGTGACCGGTCAGGTGGCGGGCGGCTGCAACGTCATCTGTTTCACCACCGGGCGTGGTTCGGTCTCCGGCTTCAAACCGGCACCATCGCTGAAGCTTGCCACCAACACGCCGATGTATGAGCGGATGCAGGAAGACATGGACCTCAATTGCGGCACCATCGTCACCGGCGAGGAGACGGTAGAGGCGGTCGGGCAGCGGATTTTCGAGGCTGTGATCGCCACCGCGTCGGGAGAGCCGACAGTGAGCGAGATCTACAATTACGGCGACAACGAATTCGTCCCCTGGCAGGTCGGGGCGATCATGTAA
- a CDS encoding aldo/keto reductase, translated as MKATEKRPIGKTGLTVTALGVGTAPLGGLYAAVSKDDANAMLDRAWEAGIRYFDTAPMYGNGRSEHLVGELLREKNPEQRDWAISTKVGRLMTTERAGRKLAPAPPKNPLDPGWWNGLDFREVFDYSYDGIMRSFDDSQQRLGFPNPDILYVHDIGSITHADLHEHHWSALTKGGGFRALTQLRDTGDIKGFGLGVNEWQIIRDALEEADLDCSMLAGRYTLLDQDAEQHFLPLAQKRGMALVVAGVFNSGILASTTGRRKFNYADAPQDIIDRTERLRAICDSFAVPLPAAAIQFPLRHPAATCVVIGAKTAEQISTNIGWFEQDIPEDLWAQLRAEGLINS; from the coding sequence ATGAAAGCGACCGAAAAACGCCCCATCGGCAAGACCGGCCTGACTGTCACCGCGCTTGGCGTCGGCACGGCACCGCTTGGCGGATTATATGCAGCCGTCTCCAAGGACGATGCCAATGCCATGCTGGATCGGGCCTGGGAGGCTGGTATCCGCTATTTCGACACCGCTCCCATGTATGGCAATGGCCGCTCCGAACATCTTGTCGGGGAATTATTGCGGGAGAAAAATCCCGAGCAAAGAGACTGGGCGATCAGCACCAAGGTCGGAAGATTGATGACCACGGAACGTGCCGGGCGAAAGCTTGCCCCCGCCCCGCCGAAAAACCCGCTCGATCCCGGCTGGTGGAACGGTCTGGATTTCCGTGAGGTGTTTGATTACAGCTATGACGGCATCATGCGCAGCTTCGATGACAGCCAGCAACGGCTGGGCTTTCCCAATCCCGATATTCTCTATGTGCATGACATTGGCAGCATCACCCATGCCGATCTGCACGAGCATCACTGGTCGGCGCTCACCAAGGGGGGCGGCTTCCGGGCATTGACGCAATTGCGCGACACAGGCGATATCAAAGGCTTCGGCCTTGGTGTCAATGAATGGCAGATCATCCGCGACGCCCTGGAAGAGGCTGACCTCGACTGCTCCATGCTGGCGGGCCGCTATACGTTGCTGGACCAGGATGCGGAACAACATTTTTTGCCGCTTGCCCAGAAACGCGGCATGGCGCTGGTGGTCGCAGGCGTCTTCAATTCCGGTATTCTTGCCTCAACGACAGGTCGTCGCAAGTTCAACTACGCTGATGCGCCGCAGGACATTATCGATAGGACTGAAAGGCTGAGGGCAATTTGCGATAGTTTCGCTGTCCCGCTGCCCGCCGCCGCCATCCAGTTTCCGCTGCGCCATCCGGCTGCGACCTGCGTGGTGATTGGGGCAAAAACAGCAGAACAGATCTCCACCAATATTGGCTGGTTCGAACAGGACATTCCCGAGGATCTTTGGGCGCAATTGCGCGCCGAAGGCCTTATAAACTCTTAG
- a CDS encoding RbsD/FucU family protein, whose translation MLKTINPLLTGDLLAILADMGHGDEIVIADANFPAVTTAERLVQMPGIDACAVVEAILSLMPLDDFVEYPAGVMDAPGERPAIYAEFETLIERAENRKIELDLIDRFAFYDRSKAAFAVVSTGERRLYGNIILKKGVVRPA comes from the coding sequence ATGCTGAAAACCATCAACCCGCTTTTGACCGGCGATCTTCTCGCTATCCTCGCCGATATGGGCCACGGCGATGAAATCGTTATCGCCGACGCCAATTTCCCAGCGGTCACGACCGCCGAACGTCTGGTGCAGATGCCCGGCATCGATGCCTGCGCTGTGGTAGAGGCCATTCTCTCACTGATGCCGCTCGATGATTTTGTCGAATATCCAGCCGGTGTCATGGACGCCCCAGGCGAGCGGCCTGCCATCTATGCCGAGTTCGAAACACTGATTGAACGCGCCGAAAATCGCAAAATCGAACTGGATCTCATCGACCGTTTCGCTTTCTACGACCGGTCCAAAGCCGCCTTTGCGGTGGTCTCAACCGGCGAGCGTCGGCTGTACGGCAATATCATCCTGAAAAAGGGCGTAGTTCGTCCCGCATAA
- a CDS encoding sugar ABC transporter substrate-binding protein, with translation MSEFEETKDRSRFMGDLKLSRRGILSAGAALTVAAALSRPRMAGAEDLKFCASLGWTVWESGRHIVNGYKDAVSRLGGTLTIADANYDIKKQADQIASFVASKPAAIFITPADAAAISPAVQAAVASGIPIFCGDSYVPNTTVTSTAMSNNFGLGAAGAEYIAKRLDGKGQVALVSLPSNESWDQRTLGAKSVFVRFPDIKVVSEIAFALGGTTTPRQVVDNILTANPELNAIWCAWDGAASEGTLAIRAAGRKVFITGIDGGRQSFEYIKAGSPFAMTMAQSFYEMAYMNAFYAHEVVAGRKAPRFVITPSYAVTEDSLKPLKDIPDNYDQPGEAIKLGWARAL, from the coding sequence ATGTCTGAATTCGAGGAAACCAAGGATCGCAGCCGGTTTATGGGCGACCTGAAATTGAGCCGACGTGGCATATTGAGCGCCGGTGCGGCACTCACTGTGGCCGCCGCCCTGAGCAGGCCGCGCATGGCCGGTGCCGAAGATCTGAAATTCTGCGCTTCGCTTGGCTGGACCGTCTGGGAATCGGGTCGGCATATCGTCAATGGCTATAAGGATGCCGTTTCGCGCCTTGGCGGAACCTTGACCATTGCCGATGCCAATTACGACATCAAGAAACAGGCCGATCAGATAGCCTCCTTCGTGGCGTCAAAGCCAGCGGCGATATTCATAACACCCGCCGATGCCGCCGCGATCTCGCCTGCCGTGCAGGCTGCGGTTGCCTCCGGCATACCGATTTTCTGTGGTGACAGCTACGTGCCCAACACCACAGTAACCTCGACTGCCATGTCGAATAATTTCGGCCTCGGGGCAGCCGGAGCGGAATATATTGCCAAACGCTTGGACGGCAAAGGACAGGTCGCCCTGGTCAGCCTGCCCTCCAACGAATCCTGGGACCAGCGCACGTTGGGCGCAAAGTCGGTCTTCGTCCGCTTTCCCGATATCAAGGTCGTTTCGGAAATCGCCTTCGCCTTGGGCGGCACGACGACACCCCGCCAAGTGGTGGACAATATCCTGACGGCCAATCCTGAGTTAAACGCCATCTGGTGCGCCTGGGATGGCGCAGCCTCAGAAGGTACACTCGCCATTCGCGCCGCAGGCCGCAAGGTGTTCATCACCGGTATCGATGGTGGCCGCCAGTCCTTTGAATATATCAAGGCCGGTTCGCCCTTTGCCATGACCATGGCGCAGAGCTTCTACGAAATGGCCTATATGAATGCCTTTTATGCCCATGAGGTCGTCGCAGGCCGCAAAGCACCACGCTTCGTCATCACGCCGTCCTATGCGGTAACTGAGGACAGCTTGAAGCCCCTGAAGGACATTCCCGACAATTACGATCAACCGGGCGAAGCCATCAAACTGGGTTGGGCGCGCGCGCTTTAA
- a CDS encoding sugar ABC transporter ATP-binding protein, translated as MTAILDMKGIEKRFGVVKALDNVDFSLDAGEIHALLGINGAGKSTLIKILSGVYSKDAGTIAIAGETVELGSPAAAIACGIASVQQHPELVDDFTGVENIFLGQEAAKAGLARRIDRKVLKTEAASLLKRFPIEVDLDQRVGEMPAVDREIVAILHALRREDIRILILDEPTSTLTEREKTSLFQLMRHLKAAGIAIIYITHRLEEVFEIGDRFTVFRAGKRVATFTCREARASNISIPELMLDEKPGNIFPPKAASAAGEALLEVEGLERPGLFSGVSFTLRRGEILGIFGLVGSGADELSKALFGVIRPDTGTIQIKGKPVTLKDPHDALRKGIFLVPGDRRTEGLTLSRNVIFNMTLAHLKKASFLGGLLKFSSSRKISEQLARRVALHPMTLDRPASAFSGGNQQKIVIAKGLYRDADIYIFVEPTVGVDIGARATLYALMRELSQHAGVLVISSDCDEVHGVADRMIALYKGRPVAVANQRPSRDQLLSAGIMGARS; from the coding sequence ATGACAGCCATTCTCGACATGAAGGGAATCGAAAAACGGTTCGGCGTCGTCAAGGCGCTGGACAATGTCGATTTCTCGCTGGACGCAGGCGAAATCCACGCCCTGCTGGGCATCAATGGCGCGGGCAAATCGACGTTGATCAAGATCCTCTCCGGCGTCTATTCCAAGGATGCCGGTACAATCGCCATCGCCGGGGAGACAGTCGAGCTCGGCAGTCCGGCGGCGGCAATTGCCTGCGGCATCGCCTCGGTGCAGCAGCATCCCGAACTGGTCGATGACTTCACCGGCGTAGAAAACATCTTTCTTGGCCAGGAGGCGGCGAAGGCGGGTCTTGCCCGCCGCATAGATCGCAAAGTGCTGAAGACCGAGGCAGCCTCGCTGCTGAAACGCTTTCCCATCGAAGTCGATCTCGACCAGCGCGTCGGTGAAATGCCCGCCGTTGACAGGGAAATTGTCGCCATCCTGCATGCGCTCAGACGCGAGGATATCCGCATCCTCATTCTCGATGAGCCGACCTCGACGCTGACCGAGCGCGAAAAGACATCCCTGTTCCAATTGATGCGGCACCTGAAGGCGGCGGGCATCGCCATTATCTACATCACCCATCGGCTTGAAGAGGTTTTCGAGATCGGCGACCGCTTCACCGTGTTCCGGGCAGGAAAGCGCGTCGCCACCTTCACCTGCCGTGAGGCGCGCGCGAGCAATATATCCATTCCCGAACTGATGCTGGATGAGAAGCCGGGCAATATCTTTCCTCCCAAGGCCGCCAGCGCCGCAGGGGAAGCGCTTCTGGAAGTCGAGGGGCTTGAACGGCCAGGCCTGTTTTCCGGCGTGAGCTTCACCCTGCGGCGCGGCGAGATCCTCGGTATTTTCGGTCTCGTTGGCTCTGGTGCCGATGAACTCTCGAAGGCGCTGTTCGGTGTTATCCGGCCAGACACTGGCACGATCCAAATCAAGGGCAAGCCGGTGACGTTAAAAGACCCGCATGACGCCCTGCGCAAGGGCATTTTCCTGGTTCCCGGCGACCGCCGCACCGAGGGACTAACCCTGTCACGCAACGTGATCTTCAACATGACATTGGCCCATCTGAAGAAGGCCTCCTTTCTCGGCGGACTCCTGAAATTCTCCTCCAGCCGCAAGATTTCCGAACAACTCGCCCGCCGTGTTGCCCTTCACCCGATGACACTGGACCGCCCAGCCAGCGCCTTTTCCGGCGGAAACCAACAGAAGATCGTTATCGCCAAGGGGCTCTACCGCGATGCTGACATCTACATTTTCGTCGAGCCAACAGTGGGCGTCGATATCGGCGCACGCGCCACGCTGTATGCGCTGATGCGGGAATTGTCGCAGCATGCGGGCGTGCTGGTGATTTCGTCTGACTGCGACGAAGTGCATGGCGTCGCCGACCGAATGATCGCCCTTTACAAGGGCCGCCCTGTCGCCGTCGCCAACCAGCGCCCAAGCCGGGACCAACTTCTGTCTGCCGGGATCATGGGAGCACGATCATGA
- a CDS encoding ABC transporter permease, which produces MKNATDITMTTVQSAAPPSRVDMQGFFLRYGLFLLLVLLILLFAWLRPSFVSGGNINDMLRSASIAALMFLGLTWIIAAGEIDVSFMSVAALANMVVAALVASGQGWALACLAGVLVGLFFGLVNGLLVAIFKLPALVITIATGGLAGSIAAAIGLGTSISLSSTGFVGSLLHVNLGIIPLLTVIVALLYAVAWFIQERLTFGHYLYAMEQNRAAVIEAGVPVNRLLLMLYVLSGIVSALAGILLTADLSSGQPYIGSSYFIDGLTSVLLGGMALKYGKPNVIGTVTAVLLLATLLSGAALLGWTDAQRQIVRGLLLLCGVATVVWARRKTRAHI; this is translated from the coding sequence ATGAAAAACGCAACGGATATCACCATGACGACAGTACAAAGCGCCGCACCTCCAAGCCGGGTGGACATGCAGGGGTTTTTCCTGCGCTACGGCTTGTTCCTGCTGCTGGTGTTGCTCATCCTGCTGTTTGCCTGGCTGCGGCCCAGTTTCGTCAGTGGCGGCAACATCAATGATATGCTGCGCTCGGCCAGCATCGCCGCACTGATGTTTCTGGGGCTGACCTGGATCATTGCGGCAGGCGAAATCGATGTCAGCTTCATGTCCGTTGCAGCGCTTGCCAATATGGTCGTGGCAGCGCTGGTTGCATCAGGCCAAGGCTGGGCACTGGCCTGTCTTGCGGGCGTGCTGGTCGGCCTCTTCTTTGGCTTGGTGAATGGATTGCTTGTGGCGATCTTCAAGCTTCCGGCCCTTGTCATCACCATCGCCACGGGCGGGCTGGCCGGATCGATTGCCGCTGCCATCGGCCTCGGCACATCGATTTCCCTCTCCTCCACCGGCTTCGTCGGGTCTCTCCTGCACGTCAACCTCGGCATCATCCCGCTGCTGACGGTGATCGTCGCGCTTCTCTATGCCGTCGCCTGGTTTATCCAGGAAAGACTGACCTTCGGTCACTATCTCTACGCCATGGAACAGAACCGTGCCGCCGTGATCGAAGCGGGCGTGCCAGTCAACCGGTTGCTGCTGATGCTATACGTGCTGTCTGGCATTGTGTCGGCGCTGGCGGGCATCCTGCTGACCGCCGATCTCTCGTCCGGTCAACCCTATATCGGCAGTTCCTATTTCATTGACGGCCTGACCTCGGTTCTGCTGGGGGGCATGGCGCTGAAATACGGTAAGCCCAATGTCATCGGCACCGTCACCGCCGTACTGCTGCTGGCCACGCTTTTGAGTGGTGCCGCCCTGCTCGGCTGGACGGATGCGCAGCGCCAGATCGTGCGCGGACTGCTGCTGCTGTGTGGCGTCGCCACCGTTGTCTGGGCAAGACGCAAGACACGCGCCCACATTTAA
- a CDS encoding iron-containing alcohol dehydrogenase, whose translation MATINYLTRIEFNEGGISTLPALLAELGVKKPLIATDKGLVSTGLVAKVLGLFDETPAVFDGTPANPTEEAVTQAYDLYKSAGCDGIVGLGGGSSLDLAKAVRLLTGHAAPLAQYTAVEGGASKIHGRICPMIAVPTTSGTGSEVGRAAVIITREGRKLGILSGHMLPSIALCDPELTYGLPPFLTAATGMDALSHCLETYMGPSVNPPADAIALDGLKRGFPAIRKAVANGGDRQARWDMMMTALEGAMAFQKGLGAVHALTHPLGAIRELNLHHGTLNAVLMPAVLRFNRSVIGAKWDVMADIMGGAPDEVTASLNRDIGMPSGLKAMGVTDAMMEKIAGEALKDHCHATNPRLASREDYLALLQETA comes from the coding sequence ATGGCGACAATCAATTATCTGACGCGGATTGAATTCAACGAAGGCGGAATTTCTACATTGCCTGCGTTGCTGGCTGAACTCGGCGTGAAAAAGCCGCTGATCGCAACCGACAAAGGCCTGGTTTCGACTGGTCTGGTTGCGAAAGTCCTCGGCCTGTTTGATGAAACACCCGCAGTGTTTGACGGCACTCCGGCCAATCCGACGGAAGAGGCCGTCACCCAGGCTTATGACCTCTATAAAAGCGCCGGATGCGACGGCATTGTCGGGCTGGGTGGCGGCTCTTCGCTCGATCTTGCCAAGGCCGTCCGGCTTCTGACCGGCCACGCAGCACCCTTGGCGCAATATACGGCGGTGGAGGGCGGTGCCTCGAAAATCCACGGGCGCATCTGTCCGATGATCGCCGTGCCAACCACATCAGGCACGGGATCGGAAGTGGGCCGCGCTGCCGTCATCATCACGCGGGAAGGCCGTAAGCTCGGCATATTGAGCGGCCATATGCTGCCCTCCATTGCGCTCTGCGACCCGGAACTGACCTATGGCCTGCCGCCGTTTCTGACGGCTGCAACCGGGATGGATGCCCTCTCCCATTGCCTGGAAACCTATATGGGTCCATCGGTCAATCCACCTGCCGATGCAATTGCGCTCGACGGTTTGAAGCGCGGCTTTCCTGCCATTCGCAAGGCGGTTGCCAATGGAGGCGACCGGCAAGCCCGCTGGGACATGATGATGACTGCGCTGGAAGGCGCCATGGCGTTCCAGAAAGGTCTCGGCGCCGTGCATGCGCTGACCCATCCGCTGGGCGCCATCCGCGAGCTTAATCTGCATCATGGCACGTTGAATGCGGTGCTGATGCCCGCCGTCTTGCGCTTCAACCGCTCAGTCATCGGCGCGAAATGGGACGTGATGGCAGACATCATGGGCGGCGCGCCGGATGAAGTCACGGCATCGCTGAACCGCGACATTGGCATGCCCTCCGGCCTGAAAGCCATGGGCGTGACGGACGCGATGATGGAAAAAATCGCCGGAGAAGCCCTGAAAGACCATTGCCACGCCACCAATCCCCGGCTCGCCAGCCGGGAGGATTACCTGGCGCTGCTTCAGGAAACGGCCTGA
- a CDS encoding GntR family transcriptional regulator, translating to MPEIVDISMRPEKMKTIPKAEQIYWLLRQAIVHLEMQPGAIISEKDLCAEFGVSRTPVREALQRLADEGLVDVFPHSGTYVSRISFTVAEEGFVIRRALEIESVRKAVANVTDRDVAQLKSIITQMQAILDSNQLEKYLDCDDAFHSAIATISGYPRIWKFITLAKVHLDRMRQLSAPVPGHLAVVTEQHYTIVRALASRNADQAELAMRIHLDSSFAVMAKMHEDQGALFDGKEGP from the coding sequence ATGCCCGAAATTGTTGATATCTCTATGCGCCCGGAAAAGATGAAGACAATTCCAAAGGCGGAACAGATATATTGGTTGTTGCGCCAAGCCATCGTCCATCTGGAGATGCAGCCGGGGGCAATCATCTCGGAAAAGGACCTTTGCGCCGAATTCGGCGTGTCGCGCACGCCCGTTCGTGAAGCCTTGCAGCGACTGGCGGATGAGGGGTTGGTGGATGTGTTTCCCCATTCCGGCACTTATGTCAGCCGTATTTCCTTCACTGTCGCGGAAGAGGGTTTTGTCATTCGCCGGGCGCTGGAAATCGAAAGCGTCAGAAAGGCCGTGGCCAATGTTACCGATCGCGACGTCGCGCAGCTGAAGTCGATCATCACGCAGATGCAGGCCATTCTCGACAGCAATCAGCTGGAAAAATACCTGGATTGCGACGATGCTTTTCACAGCGCCATTGCCACGATCAGCGGTTATCCGCGCATCTGGAAGTTCATCACGCTTGCCAAGGTTCATCTCGACCGGATGCGCCAGCTCAGTGCGCCGGTGCCAGGCCATCTGGCTGTCGTGACCGAGCAGCACTACACCATCGTGCGGGCGCTGGCCAGTCGCAACGCCGACCAGGCCGAGTTGGCCATGCGCATCCACCTCGATTCCTCCTTTGCTGTCATGGCCAAGATGCATGAGGACCAGGGCGCGCTTTTCGATGGAAAGGAAGGCCCATGA